CACCGACATGTGAAAATGCCAACCAACATTATAGAATCCCTTCGTACAGAAGTGACAGGAACACAGGAGTCGTACCGTTATTTACAAGCACAATTTTCACATCACTCTCAGAGAGCTCTTGGCAAAAACTCGTCATTGCAGTTAACACTTAAGACTATTGCACAGACTACAGCATTAAGACAAAAGGAAGTGAATTATATTCATGGATGTTACGTGATCCTAGTAGCAGTTCTTCCCACTTTCAGATCCTCAGCCACTGGCGAGGTTGATCAGTTTCATAAGGCTTTTGATGctctatttttatctttttttttttttttcttgtctttcttttttttcaaaactgactaTGAACAAGCATATCCTCCTGTGAGAGAGTCATCACTAAAAGACAGTTTTAGAGTTTCCCTGTGGGTCGTAGAGGTGATGTAACACTTGTATAGAAAAAGTTATAGTTGTGAATTATTACCAGTGTTGAGTGATAGTTTGAGAATACTATAAAAAGTGAGAGTATGACTGTAAAAAGTGAGAGTATGACTCTACTCTTAGTACCTAcctctgtttcagtgtgttgacTCTAATGGCACTATCTCTCAGACACTGCAACACCGTGGCAAGATCCACGTGAGCATGCCACAGTCTACTGCTGTTATACATTAATGTATGAATAATGCAGTGAGGTAAAAGATGGTAAACGCCATTGTTACTATGGGTTTTGGTTTTTAAGAATAGTGCAGTGAGGTTCTACATCCAGTCAGCATTGAGGAGACAGTGCCAGCTGGCTGGAAGTCAGCGGGTTTGTTAGAGAGTTttcacagagacaaaacatttATACATGTAATCGGGGTTAGGGTCGGGGTCTGTTAGCTGGTGTGAATCAGTTTGCGGCTCAATTAGTAACCAGTTACAGCAATATTACATAAGAGAGTATCTCTAGCTCAGTGTATAATACAGTGTTttatgtgtatgcgtgtgcatgtgtgtgtacaccttGTTGGCAAGGCCCATATTACATGAAGTCCCATGTCCACTCTGTATCTAGGACACGGCGAGGTTTAGTCATCCCTCAGGGATCTGTTTCAAATCTCATCTTCTCAGCGTCACCACCTCTTATTACATAATGAGAGCGATAACGAGagataaaacatttttcaaccccttcttttttctttccgtCACGAAAAGTGGCTCAGTCGCAATAAAGGAACAGTTCAGAAGGCCGCTCTGGAAGACCACTCCaacttcaacaaactgttgagaGGGGCCTTGAGTTCAGTCTGTCTTACGTTCGTTTTCTTTCGTCTTGTGTCCCTCAGCAGAGGGTCTTCAGTGCACCTGAAGCACAGAGGAGTGTCTGCATGGGGTAGGGAGGCGGGGACACCACTTCCTCGACGACCTGTTCCGGCCGGAAGGAGAACGGCTGCAGCTGGACCTTCTTCTTTAGGATCTGTCCGATTCCCATAGAGGGAAACTTGCTGCGGTGCGTCGGGCTGTCGggatcactgctgctgctgttggaagGAGGACTGAATGCAGAGGTGGGGTTGAGGGGACTGAAGGCGGACTTTGGAGGGCTGAATGCTGAGCTGCCTGGGGGGCTTCCTACGGTGCTGGGGGGGCTGCCGCTGGTATCAGAAGAGCCACACCAATCTGACGAGATACTCTTCTTAGGCTGCGGGTTGACGATGAGGACAGGGGGACTGGGGATCGTGGCCTTCTTCAAGTAAGAGGAGTCGGGTTGGAAGGCAGAGACATGGCGGGGTGGGGACAGAGTCCCGTTGGTCAGCTTGTACCAGGGCGAGGCCGGGGTGTCTTCAATTTGCTCGGCTTTGGAGAGGGAGCCAAAAGAGTGCATGCCGATCGGTGACGGTGCTGGTGGAGCGGGTATGTTGTGTTCAGGGCTTGTATTGACTTGTGGGAGAGTGGCCAAGCGCCTGCGTTGTTGAGGGGTGTTGTGAAAGAGAGGATGGATCTCTAGATACTCCATAGAAGAAGAAGCGACGGTGCCGGGCGGTGCGAGGGGTGAATTACGATGGCCTCCAGTTATGGCACGCAACAGacctgaggaggaaatgagaagcattttaacatttctgaaatactgtattttcatgtttgtcaaACAAATATTTGGAATATTAGTTTTTGCTCAATGTCCTGCAGATACAACTAAATGAAAGTCTGAGAGCTGAATACTTGTGGCTGAGTGTCCCTTGTGTCAACAGGACATACTTCTAACAGACATTATTGCACAAGAGCAGGTAACAAGCAGGTCTAAGAATATTCTGTCCTGATCTTAACCTTGTGAAGAACAGCCTGTTCTGACATGCTGGATCTGAAAAAGCCTAGTTTCACTCTACCGCTTAAAGGTAAATAACAAGAGGAAAAGGAGATTAGGGCCTCAGCTTTGCCCCCAGGTCCTTGTTTGACACTTGTTAGCTCTTATTAACGAGTGTGATCTGGCATTCTCTAACCACCTATTACTCTTAAAAATTCCAAGCCTACTGAATTCAATTAATGCTGCTGTGTTACTGGATTCATTCAGTTTAATTCCATATTATATATTACCTTTGCACAATGCATTCcctttcatttcatctgactGTCAACAGGTAAattaactttgaaaaaaatcGCCCTACAATTGACTGGCAACTTATCCAGGATGTTTCCTCtcaggtggatggatggatggatggatggatggatggatggatggatggatggatggatggatggatggatggatggatggatggatgagtgagtggttggatggatggacagacaaacaatggaaggatggaaggatggaaggagggaGTGGATGGACCGTCGGATGACTGGGTAACTATGTATGTATGAAACAGGTCGTAGCCGTACAAGAACATGCATGCTCAGTCAACCTACCCTGTATAGATAAAGgtaaataaagtaaatacaGCGGCACtttttccaaacaaatgtacagtatcttgtttttttcatgcatgtgcacaaatgttttcagctgcacCGCATCACTCCTCACCTGTTCTGTGCTTCTTCTCCTTGCTCGGCCCCTTGCTAACAGCCAGGTAGACGGGCGTCTGTTTGGGGGGAATGGTGAGCTTGTCCACGTGCTTCCTCCACTGGGTCTGGAAGTATTCacttttctgcttctctcctttctttttctcctggAACTGCATCTCctaaatacacaaacaacaaaccgTCCATTACGACAACTCGTAACATTTCACAAACCTGATGTTGTGTAACCGGATATGCCACCTCCTGCTCCCTTGTAACCTTTTCTGCGTGCATGCAACTGTAAGGTGGCATTTAGAAACACTTTGGAATTTCATGTAGAGTGTGTTTTGCGTTGGAGATTGTTTTCTTAAGCCTCTGTTCTTGAAAATGGCATGGGGCAGGTATTAACTAGGATCTCTTTACCCTGTACTCTTTAGAGAGcctcttcattttcttgttgAGGAGGAAGTAGACAGCCAGAGTGTGGCAGGCGCGGTTGGTGAGGACGGCGCTCAGCACCTCACTGTGCTTGTAGCTCATCTTCTCTGTCATATGCAGCAACACCATGTGGTTGATTTCCTCGATATGGATCCttaacacagaaagagaaaattgaTGCTTTATGATGCTTAacattcagaaaacaaatagccaaaaataaataacacgCTGCTGCAAAATGAAAACTCAAAGCATTGAAAATATGTGCGGGTACCTGTTGAGGTACGGTGCCCCTGTGTTCTTGTTGGCCAGCTGTAGCCAGGAATCGGCCATCACCTGATGGATGTTAGGACGCTTGTTGGGATCTGGCTCAAGAAGCTTCTTCAGAAGGCAGATGGCAGCTGAGACGGGAGAGAGAAGAACAAATATTCACAGGCTGCCAACGACGCTCGACTCTGCATGGAGAGGAATGTTTTCCGCTACTGAAACATGGTCCAACATGGCATATTTTCTTCAGAACCCTGGGCATGAACATTAAATACAGCGTCACTTCTCTACCACCTAGCACGCCGCTCGCAGCCGTTTCCGATGAGTAGCTGGAGCAGAGACGCCAGTTACACAATCCCTTGACCACAAATTGGCCCTTATACTACTCATCGGCTTTCATGTCATTAGTTGATAAGACAGATAAGATGACACATCCGTGTCATTACCTTGATTAATAGTTTCTTACATAACCATATTAATCCAGCCCTTACTTTGCATATTAGAGAGTGACACAGTTTTGCCACGCAGAGGAGAAGCATCTCAGGTATGAATGCCACTACTTGAAGCCACCTGCATACACAcctgtctttttgtcttcaaaTCCTCATGTTGTTTCACTGAACAGCAATGCTCCACTACAATTGCCTCTGCAAACTGACCAATTCTCCTTATATATAATAACTACAATTAATGATTAGGAGGtctattatttattttgctaaaaaaaaaacaacgttgTGCCGCAGCTTCTCTGAAAGTACTCTGAGGTACAAAATCTTTTTGATGCAGTGCCAATGACTTACAATTACTTACTTAGGTTACATTAAGCCTGCCAATAATTATGAACAATTACAATGGCAGTTTGGTTtgcacacactcctctcacatgttgtttggatttttttcaaaattgtcTTGAAGTTACGCTTGGGTTAGTTTGTTATTTATAAATTCTAACTACAGTGTCTTGTGTCTCTTGGCAGACAACGCAAGTTTTCATTGCATTTATAAGTGTTTATGGATTCGTTTTTTCTTCAGCACAAAAGAAGCGCTGTGCACACGGGCGTGCATGCGTGCTCTCAGTATTTACCTGTGGAGAGTGAGGGAGGTAGAGGGTTCATCTCCTTGTCCACCATCTTCTGGTGCAGGGCTCGCAGACTGAAGGGCTCCACGGTGAACGGGAGGGTTCCAGTCAACATCGCATACATGTTCACACCACTGCGGGATCAAAATACACACTTCAGCTCTGTGCGCACTcatgaaacaacacatttaGATAAGTCGATATTTAACTGATTAATTTTGTGAAAGAGGAGAATACACTCACATGGACCAGACATCCACCTTCGGCCCGTACTTCTTCCTGGACAGCAGCTCTGGGGCGGCATAGGCCGGGCTTCCACACTGGGTGCTGAATGGGTCCGAGTATCCCAAGATGCCGGCGCAGTTACTGAGGCCAAAATCTGAGGGACAAAAGAGGCGGGTGAGTGTTGTTCCTGGGTTTATTACTGTcttttcagctcactgttaaACGAGTCGCCTCGTCAcagcgtcacacacacacacagaagcagattAGCACTATGGTGAGAGCTTGTAAGGGTTTTAACAGGACATTTAATTGCCCTTAACGCTTCACCACATGTGGGACACTGTGACACTCTGCATGTCCCACTCCAACTGAGACAATCTTTGTATTTCTACTCTACAGTTACAGCCTTCTTTTATTACTAACCACTGGAACATTAGTCTTGttctttggatttttttgtacTCATGAATGAATTTATTGTTCAGCTTTGGACAGAACAGGGAAATGAAACAGATATCTGAGGTGTGTTACCTATGAGCTTTATGTTGTCCTGCTCGTCCAACAGGAGGTTCTCTATCTTCAGGTCCCTGttgaacaagagaaaaaaaataagaggGTGTAAATGCCCGCACAGGGTCAGAGTTTATGTTAGATAACTTATCTGAACCGCGATCATCATACAATGCACAAGCGGCAGAGGTCAGCCCCCCGCCGCCAGCcccaacacatacacaaatacccCTCCCAATATGGGTCACGCTGGCTGATTTTTCAGGGTCTATTGTGTGCGTCCGTGTCCCTCCTCAGTCTTAGAAATCCTGTTATACAGTTATCTGCTTAGGCCATCTTGCCACGATAGAAATTTAGTTCCCAGGCTCTCAGCGACAAATAATTAAATTCCTGGGAAGCGCTTTGTGAAATTTCTATCTGAAATTTGATTTAGAGATGCGGTTTATGTGTTGGTTTCCCTAAATCAATTCAAAACATTTTATCATAAGATGTAATGCTCCAGTGAATAATATCTGTGCAGAGTGTATGGAAATCCAGCTCTTGTataaatcttttttctttttttttttcatttaaccgTAATTACTTTATTCAAGAAATTCTTAGTAGCTCTCTTGGAAACCTCTTAAAGCGTGGCGGTGCGGTTACTGAGCGGACAGATATGGATATTTGTGGATTAACAGTAATGTGCACAACAAGGACTTAACCCACACTTAAAGAAAGAGGATCATGTCTGACTCAGAGATCTTAAAGTCAGCTTTAACCCATTAACAGCACAAAAGCTCTCTGAGCTATGGATGGCAAACTGTCAATATTTTCTGAGTCATTTACACCTTTCctctctgcatgtgtctgcCTTATTTTAAGCGTTTACACATTTTAATTGTTATTTCACCTGTGCACTACACCCGCCCTGTGCAGGTGCTCGACGGCCAGCACCAACTGCCGGATGTATTTCTGAGTCTCCCTCTCATCCAGGCGTTTCTTGTCGTAGATGCGGTTCATGAGGTTGCCGCCGGGGCACAGCTCCATCACCAGGTAGTAGCTGTTCTCCGTCTCCAGAATGTCCAGCAGCTGCGTGATGTTGGGGTGGCGGatcatctgctggatgtggcCCTCCCGCCGCAGGTTCTTGGTCACATACGAGTCCTTCTTGGCCTTCCGCTTGTCGATCACCTTCACCGCCACCTAGAGAAATTGAGACAGAGGGTGAGGTGACGGTGTTATTTTAAACAAAGCATTGACTTGGCGGCTAAAGTTTGTCTCGTAAAGCTCGCGCCGTATGATATTTTGAATAACACCCATGAAGAATAGAGCACCAGTGCACTGCTGTGTCTTGGAGAATTTCAGAGTTGTAGTGTAACAGGTGAAAAGCTACTCCGTCTCCTTTGCAGGGTATATAACTCGACACTGACCTCTCCCTCACAGCTGCTCCCTATGTGGGGCGACCCAGGCGCTATAGGGCCCTGAGGGTGCAgggggggaggtgtgtgtgtgtgtatgtgtgttggagGGGTTACTGAACCATCATAAACTGGGGGAAAAGCAAATGTTACCCTATCTGTTGAGGAGGCGCCGAGGCCAAATGGACATTTAATATTCCCCCATTTGTTACAGGGTTTAACAGCAGCTAAACACACGTGAGGGGTGGCGACAAATGTGGAAATGGGACTGAGGAAGGGTCTGCTCATTTTCAGAATCAACAGACAGAGGAGTACAGATTCCCAgtcagaagtttttttttccctttaactCCTCATCCCAGtatcctctgtctgtgtccctctgCCCTTGTTTTCTCCTTGGAGAAGATGTCTCCTCATAAAAAGCCTCAGAACGTGTCCTTTACCTTTATGACAAACACTTTACTTCTCTCTGGAGCTAATTACATTCAATAACGGACCCATCTACTGTATTTCATCCTTTGCCCGCGTCTCCTTGTAGCTCGTCTAGACTGGGTTCAAGAGCGTGGCTGCCATACACAGCAAATCATCTCAAGGAGAACCCACAGACATGGAAAGGCACGACCAGTGGAACAAATCACCATATCCATTAATGAAATGGCGAGGGCCAAAGTGgttgtgtatgcatgtgtgtgtcctctctttcttctgtccttcagcttgtctttcttttttactttcGTCCTTTCATCTCTGATAATTGATTCACCTCTGAAAACCTTTTTTACGGCTGCTAATTAAACCtggctgtgtgcttgtgtgtgtgtgtgtgtgtgtgtgtgtgtgtgtgtgtgtgtgtgtgtgtgtgtgtgtgtgtgtgttaagctgTCACAATACAGTAATAGATGGCCCATGTTTACGCCAGGCAGAGTGGATAAGAGAAGGGGTGCGGGGTATGTAGGGGGGATGGGGCACTGTATTTACAGTAGGCTAGTCTATATGAGGGGGTGTCGGGTATATAGAGGGGGAGGGGTGCGCCCAGCCAGGGGGCTTCTGGGGGATTCAGTTGTTTATCAGGCGCCCCTCAGACAGAAATGGGGGGGAGGTCGGGGACTACGGAGGGAAAGTGGGTTACAGACATCAAAAACACATGG
This region of Chaetodon trifascialis isolate fChaTrf1 chromosome 16, fChaTrf1.hap1, whole genome shotgun sequence genomic DNA includes:
- the hunk gene encoding hormonally up-regulated neu tumor-associated kinase homolog A, which encodes MPVADSDMVVDSSHGLHEGKIPSSAGSDSVLPASLCSPAADILKNFYHTKRVGNYLIGRKLGEGSFAKVREGLHALTGEKVAVKVIDKRKAKKDSYVTKNLRREGHIQQMIRHPNITQLLDILETENSYYLVMELCPGGNLMNRIYDKKRLDERETQKYIRQLVLAVEHLHRAGVVHRDLKIENLLLDEQDNIKLIDFGLSNCAGILGYSDPFSTQCGSPAYAAPELLSRKKYGPKVDVWSIGVNMYAMLTGTLPFTVEPFSLRALHQKMVDKEMNPLPPSLSTAAICLLKKLLEPDPNKRPNIHQVMADSWLQLANKNTGAPYLNRIHIEEINHMVLLHMTEKMSYKHSEVLSAVLTNRACHTLAVYFLLNKKMKRLSKEYREMQFQEKKKGEKQKSEYFQTQWRKHVDKLTIPPKQTPVYLAVSKGPSKEKKHRTGLLRAITGGHRNSPLAPPGTVASSSMEYLEIHPLFHNTPQQRRRLATLPQVNTSPEHNIPAPPAPSPIGMHSFGSLSKAEQIEDTPASPWYKLTNGTLSPPRHVSAFQPDSSYLKKATIPSPPVLIVNPQPKKSISSDWCGSSDTSGSPPSTVGSPPGSSAFSPPKSAFSPLNPTSAFSPPSNSSSSDPDSPTHRSKFPSMGIGQILKKKVQLQPFSFRPEQVVEEVVSPPPYPMQTLLCASGALKTLC